A stretch of DNA from Skermanella mucosa:
CTTCAGCTCATCCGGCGCGAACTGGTAGACCGTCACTCCCTCGGCGGCGAACTCCTCCTCCAAATCCTTGGTTTCGGCGTCCATGAACCTGGCGATCGACATCTCGATCCCCTGGCCGCAGTCCATCATCACCTTCTGGACGTCCTGCGGCAGGGTCTTCCATTTTCTCGCCTGGATCGAGAAGACGTTGGAGAAGGTGCCGAACTCGCCGTTGGTGCTGACCGCCTTCATGAGTTCGTCGACGTTGAACGGCTTCAGGCTCGACAGGGCGGAGATGGTGCCGTCGGCGGTGCCGCGCTCCAGGGCTATGTACATGTCGGCGACCGGGATCTCGGCCGGGGAGGCGCCCAGGGAGGAGATCGCGAGATTCATGCTGCCACCGGCCGACCGGATCACCTTGCCGCTGAAATCCCCGACGGTCTGGATGGTGCCCTTCGTGGATACCATCTGGTACGGCGGAAAGGCCATGACCCAGATCGGCACCGCCTTGTTGGCGGCGAACTCCTTGGCCAGCGGTCCGGTCTTGATGGCCTTGGAATAGGCGCCGATGATCCGTTCGGCCGAATTTCCCAGGCCCGGGAGCATGGAGACGCCGTTGAGGGGCATCTTGTCGCTGACATAGCCGATCGGAATGGGCGCGAGGTCGGCGATCCCGCTGTTGATGGATTTCAACAGGTCCGGGGTCCGCGACAGCTGTCCGCCGGGAAAATACTTGAAGTCCACCCGGTCGCCTGTGCCCTCCTTGACGCAGGCCATCCAGGGCTCGACGCCCTGAGCGGAGAGCACGTGGCTGGTCGGGGTACCGTGGATGACGGTGAGTTCGATCTTGTCCTGGGCCAGCGCGCCAGTAGCCATAGTGATGGCCATGGTGGCGGC
This window harbors:
- a CDS encoding TRAP transporter substrate-binding protein; its protein translation is MTTLRKALLTTAALMSAPLAFGAAATMAITMATGALAQDKIELTVIHGTPTSHVLSAQGVEPWMACVKEGTGDRVDFKYFPGGQLSRTPDLLKSINSGIADLAPIPIGYVSDKMPLNGVSMLPGLGNSAERIIGAYSKAIKTGPLAKEFAANKAVPIWVMAFPPYQMVSTKGTIQTVGDFSGKVIRSAGGSMNLAISSLGASPAEIPVADMYIALERGTADGTISALSSLKPFNVDELMKAVSTNGEFGTFSNVFSIQARKWKTLPQDVQKVMMDCGQGIEMSIARFMDAETKDLEEEFAAEGVTVYQFAPDELKSINQRISATNDDWVKRLSDRGLPAEEVLKSYADLMGAQ